A region from the Triticum aestivum cultivar Chinese Spring chromosome 3D, IWGSC CS RefSeq v2.1, whole genome shotgun sequence genome encodes:
- the LOC123074195 gene encoding tuliposide A-converting enzyme 2, chloroplastic: MASNTAPAPAADDELMHEFGPLLRVYKSGRIERPLVLPPVAPGPDPSTGVQSKDVDLGAYSARLYLPPSAAAATAAKLPVIVYVHGGGFVAESAKSPNYHRFLNDLSSACPALGVSLDYRLAPEHPLPAAYDDCLDALRWVLSAADPWVAAHGDLDRVFVAGDSAGANICHHVAIQPGAARLGGAVLIHPWFWGSETVGEETRDPAARARGAGLWMFACPGTTGMDDPRMNPMAPGAPGLGALACERVMVCTAEGDFLRWRGRAYAEALAAAGKGVEMLETDGEGHVFYLFKPDCDKAKEMLDRIVAFVNAAA; encoded by the coding sequence ATGGCGTCCAACACCGCACCTGCACCCGCCGCCGACGACGAGCTGATGCACGAGTTCGGCCCGCTCCTCCGAGTCTACAAGAGCGGCCGCATCGAGCGCCCCCTCGTGCTCCCGCCCGTCGCACCAGGGCCCGACCCCTCCACCGGCGTCCAGTCCAAGGACGTCGACCTCGGCGCCTACTCCGCCCGCCTCTACCTGCCCCCATCCGCCGCGGCCGCCACGGCGGCGAAGCTCCCCGTCATCGTCTACGTCCACGGCGGCGGCTTCGTGGCCGAGTCGGCAAAGTCCCCCAACTACCACCGCTTCCTCAACGATCTGTCCTCCGCCTGCCCGGCCCTCGGCGTCTCCCTCGACTACCGCCTCGCGCCGGAGCACCCGCTCCCGGCGGCCTACGACGACTGCCTCGACGCGCTCCGCTGGGTGCTCTCCGCGGCCGACCCCTGGGTCGCGGCGCACGGCGACCTCGACCGCGTCTTCGTGGCCGGCGACAGCGCCGGCGCCAACATCTGCCACCACGTCGCCATCCAGCCGGGCGCCGCGCGCCTCGGGGGCGCGGTGCTGATCCACCCCTGGTTCTGGGGCTCCGAGACCGTGGGGGAGGAGACACGCGACCCCGCGGCGCGCGCCCGGGGCGCGGGGCTCTGGATGTTCGCGTGCCCGGGCACCACCGGCATGGACGACCCGCGGATGAACCCCATGGCGCCCGGCGCGCCGGGGCTGGGGGCGCTGGCGTGCGAGCGGGTGATGGTGTGCACGGCGGAGGGCGACTTCCTCAGGTGGCGCGGCCGCGCGTACGCGGAGGCGCTGGCCGCCGCCGGCAAGGGAGTGGAAATGCTGGAGACGGACGGGGAGGGCCACGTCTTCTACCTCTTCAAGCCCGACTGCGACAAGGCCAAGGAGATGCTCGACAGGATCGTGGCCTTCGTTAACGCGGCAGCTTGA
- the LOC123077554 gene encoding DEAD-box ATP-dependent RNA helicase 35A, with protein sequence MPPGAAAAAKSDDEDDYEEYIPVSKRRAMEADRLRHQRLSKPAAAASAGSLPPPPPPPTANPAAAPDDAAPAAKPSLLVTSTQLKRAAPEVTATEQIILQEKEMIDNLSNKNTLMSVRELAKGITYTEPLRTGWKPPLRLRRMPRTKADELRRKWHILVEGDEIPPPARDFRDLRFPEPVLRMLREKGIVQPTPIQVQGLPVVLSGRDMIGIAFTGSGKTLVFVLPLIMVALQEEMLMPIVPGEGPFGMIICPSRELAKQTYDVIDMFLTPLKQAGFPEIRPLLCIGGIDMRTQLDVVKKGVHIVVATPGRLKDLLAKKKMNLDNCRYLTLDEADRLVDLGFEDDIREVFDHFKAQRQTLLFSATMPKKIQNFAKSALVKPVIVNVGRAGAANLDVIQEVEYVKEDARIIYLLECLQKTPPPVLIFCENKADVDYIHEYLLLKGVEAVAIHGGKDQEERQNAIEFFKNGKKDVLVATDVASKGLDFPDIQHVINYDMPAEIENYVHRIGRTGRCGKTGIATTFINKNQTETTLLDLKHLLKEAKQRIPPVLAELVDPLEDAEAIAKESGVKGCAFCGGLGHRLADCPKLEHQKSVAIAGSRRDYYGGGGYRGEI encoded by the exons ATGCCCCCCGGCGCGGCGGCCGCCGCCAAATCCGATGACGAGGACGACTACGAGGAGTACATCCCCGTCTCCAAGCGCAGggccatggaggccgaccgcctccGCCACCAGCGCCTCTccaagcccgccgccgccgcctccgcgggcTCCCTaccaccgcccccgcccccgccgacggccaaccccgccgccgcccccgatgACGCAGCCCCCGCCGCCAAGCCCAGCCTCCTCGTCACGTCCACGCAGCTCAAGCGCGCGGCCCCGGAGGTCACCGCCACCGAGCAGATCATCCTGCAGGAGAAGGAGATGATCGACAACCTCTCCAACAAGAACACGCTCATGTCCGTGCGGGAGCTCGCCAAGGGCATCACCTACACCGAGCCGCTCCGCACCGGCTGGAAGCCGCCGCTGCGGCTCCGCCGCATGCCGCGCACCAAGGCCGACGAGCTCCGCCGCAAGTGGCACATCCTCGTCGAAGGCGACGAGATCCCGCCGCCCGCCCGCGACTTCCGTGACCTCCGCTTCCCCGAGCCCGTCCTCCGGATGCTCCGCGAGAAGGGCATCGTGCAGCCCACGCCCATCCAGGTGCAGGGGCTTCCCGTGGTGCTCTCCGGGCGCGACATGATCGGCATCGCCTTCACCGGGTCAGGGAAGACTCTGGTGTTCGTGCTGCCCCTCATCATGGTGGCGCTGCAAGAGGAGATGTTGATGCCTATTGTGCCTGGGGAGGGCCCGTTTGGCATGATCATTTGCCCATCACGGGAGCTGGCCAAGCAGACATATGATGTCATCGACATGTTCCTCACTCCACTCAAGCAGGCTGGATTCCCAGAAATACGACCATTGCTTTGCATTGGGGGTATAGACATGAGGACACAACTCGATGTGGTGAAGAAGGGCGTACATATTGTGGTGGCCACACCTGGACGGCTCAAGGATCTTCTCGCCAAGAAGAAGATGAACCTTGACAATTGCAG GTATTTAACTTTAGATGAAGCTGATAGGCTTGTTGATCTTGGATTTGAAGATGACATTCGGGAGGTTTTTGACCATTTCAAGGCACAAAGGCAAACCCTTCTTTTTTCTGCCACTATGCCCAAGAAGATCCAGAACTTTGCAAAGAGCGCCCTCGTAAAGCCAGTTATCGTCAATGTTGGAAGAGCTGGAGCAGCAAATCTTGATGTCATCCAAGAAGTTGAGTATGTCAAGGAAGATGCCAGAATTATATATCTCCTTGAATGCCTTCAAAAGACTCCACCTCCTGTTCTTATATTTTGTGAAAACAAAGCTGATGTTGACTACATCCATGAGTATCTTCTTCTAAAGGGGGTGGAAGCTGTTGCAATCCACGGAGGCAAAGATCAGGAGGAGAGGCAAAACGCGATTGAGTTCTTCAAGAATGGAAAGAAGGATGTTTTGGTGGCTACTGATGTTGCCTCAAAGGGTCTTGATTTCCCTGATATCCAGCACGTGATTAACTATGATATGCCTGCCGAAATAGAGAACTATGTCCACAGGATTGGTCGAACTGGTCGATGCGGGAAAACGGGAATAGCAACCACGTTCATCAACAAGAACCAGACAGAGACCACGCTTCTTGACCTCAAGCACCTGCTCAAGGAAGCGAAGCAAAGAATACCACCAGTGCTTGCTGAGCTCGTTGACCCGCTGGAGGATGCTGAAGCTATTGCCAAGGAGAGTGGTGTCAAAGGATGTGCATTCTGTGGTGGGCTTGGGCATCGTCTTGCTGACTGTCCAAAGCTGGAGCACCAGAAGTCCGTGGCGATTGCCGGCTCCAGAAGAGATTACTACGGCGGTGGAGGTTACCGTGGAGAAATATGA